A single genomic interval of Zingiber officinale cultivar Zhangliang chromosome 4A, Zo_v1.1, whole genome shotgun sequence harbors:
- the LOC121970264 gene encoding nudix hydrolase 13, mitochondrial-like: MSSLLLARKGRHQQRYHNQLRLVAGCIPYKISRVGNSQSGDVLDRVEVLMISSPGRHDFVFPKGGWEIDETASEAACREALEEAGVRGTLNETALGVWEFRSKSRQNTCSLEGTCKGYMFALEVTEELNCYPEMDMRARKWVTVREAYELCRYNWMREALDSFRNLMTGKPISSVPELSESSAFRIGEVTAANYAIVPI; the protein is encoded by the exons ATGTCGTCTCTTCTGCTTGCTCGCAAGGGCCGCCATCAGCAGCGGTATCACAACCAGCTCCGGCTGGTCGCAGG ATGCATTCCTTACAAGATAAGTAGAGTAGGCAACAGTCAATCTGGTGATGTGCTAGATAGAGTGGAAGTTCTCATGATCAGTTCTCCAGGTCGGCATGATTTTGTCTTCCCAAAG GGTGGATGGGAAATAGATGAAACTGCAAGTGAGGCAGCATGCCGTGAAGCTTTGGAAGAAGCAGGAGTGAGGGGAACTCTGAAT GAAACTGCATTAGGTGTTTGGGAATTCAGAAGCAAGAGCAGACAGAACACATGCAGCTTGGAAGGAACCTGCAAGGGTTACATGTTTGCCTTGGAGGTCACCGAGGAGCTAAACTGCTATCCTGAGATGGACATGCGTGCGAGGAAATGG gtgACTGTTAGAGAGGCCTATGAACTTTGTCGATATAACTGGATGCGCGAAGCGCTTGATTCGTTCAGAAATCTGATGACCGGAAAGCCTATTTCTAGTGTGCCTGAGCTATCTGAGTCATCTGCCTTTCGGATTGGAGAAGTCACTGCCGCTAACTATGCGATAGTACCAATCTGA